One Cydia splendana chromosome 21, ilCydSple1.2, whole genome shotgun sequence genomic region harbors:
- the LOC134801326 gene encoding uncharacterized protein LOC134801326, whose amino-acid sequence MNEGCTKRVKNPCMVCKRQVTAKTGLQCQGSCKSWIHFTCCSYTPGKIKDIKAKVIKVRCPCPECSTPGAKEVVMKNNSFTCVNKTCPINMPPSSKDGKQNKINQQPSPCTFSCKEWPGVACSGKTCSENTQEECCPPLVAHPIPCPPPTLSPPQVPAPCIPAPKYSPPPAFSPAAKTCPPPKPCPTMQQNKTPPIRSEPVTPPRSNPPSPSPGRRISPASTPVMPSISLVENMCETVGLLSDQLNQLMSKMTDVLNPSTNSQQDPTPCRCPKNPAGDNKRGCR is encoded by the coding sequence ATGAATGAAGGTTGCACTAAAAGGGTTAAAAACCCATGCATGGTTTGCAAGCGCCAAGTTACGGCCAAAACGGGCCTGCAGTGCCAAGGGTCTTGCAAATCTTGGATCCATTTCACTTGCTGCAGCTACACCCCTggaaaaattaaagatatcaaGGCCAAAGTTATTAAAGTTCGATGTCCATGCCCAGAATGTTCTACACCAGGAGCGAAAGAAGTTGTCATGAAGAACAACAGCTTCACATGCGTTAACAAAACCTGTCCCATAAACATGCCGCCCTCATCTAAGGATGgcaaacagaataaaattaaccAGCAACCCTCGCCATGTACATTCTCATGTAAGGAGTGGCCGGGTGTTGCGTGTAGCGGCAAAACCTGCAGTGAAAATACGCAAGAAGAATGCTGCCCTCCTCTGGTCGCGCATCCTATTCCGTGCCCACCGCCGACACTGTCTCCGCCGCAGGTGCCGGCGCCGTGTATTCCAGCGCCGAAGTACTCTCCGCCACCCGCATTTTCGCCGGCGGCGAAGACATGTCCACCGCCGAAGCCATGTCCAACCATGCAGCAGAATAAGACACCTCCGATCCGATCCGAGCCAGTAACGCCGCCCCGTTCGAACCCTCCGTCTCCGTCACCAGGTCGACGTATATCACCTGCATCTACCCCGGTGATGCCTTCTATAAGTCTCGTGGAAAACATGTGCGAGACCGTCGGGCTGTTAAGTGACCAGCTTAATCAGTTGATGAGTAAGATGACAGATGTACTAAACCCGAGTACCAACTCGCAACAGGATCCGACCCCGTGTCGTTGCCCAAAAAATCCTGCAGGAGACAATAAGAGAGGATGTAGATGA